A single genomic interval of Paracoccus contaminans harbors:
- a CDS encoding winged helix-turn-helix transcriptional regulator yields the protein MLGRIGDKWTLLIVRELGQGPLRFSALKRRMGSISQKMLTATLRKMERDGLVSRTVTPLRPPQVEYALTEMGHDLFRPIAALAEWTWAHADAIDAARARFDARNRQRPA from the coding sequence ATGCTGGGGCGGATCGGCGATAAATGGACATTGCTGATCGTGCGCGAACTGGGGCAGGGGCCGCTGCGCTTTTCCGCGCTCAAGCGCAGGATGGGCAGCATCTCGCAGAAGATGCTGACCGCCACGCTGCGCAAGATGGAACGCGACGGGCTGGTCAGCCGCACGGTGACCCCGCTGCGCCCGCCGCAGGTGGAATATGCGCTGACCGAAATGGGGCATGACCTGTTCCGCCCGATCGCAGCCCTGGCGGAATGGACCTGGGCCCATGCCGATGCGATCGACGCGGCGCGGGCGCGTTTTGATGCGCGAAACCGTCAGCGCCCGGCGTAA
- a CDS encoding NADPH-dependent FMN reductase — translation MSKPTIAVIIGSTRQARFGDKPARWFMEKVSDHADLAFELVDLRDFNLPIFDEVASNAYAPSASPEAQRWQEVVKGFDGYVFVLPEYNHSLPGALKNALDHDYTGWNRKPMGAVAYGSMGGARSLEHLRGIAVELQMVPLRNAVHIGGGDFFTVWSGGQDKPMSEIEDHLEVSLNAMLDELVWWTKATKAAREA, via the coding sequence ATGTCCAAACCCACCATCGCCGTCATTATCGGATCCACCCGCCAGGCCCGCTTCGGCGACAAGCCGGCGCGCTGGTTCATGGAAAAGGTCAGCGACCATGCCGACCTTGCCTTCGAACTGGTCGATCTGCGCGACTTCAACCTGCCGATTTTTGACGAGGTGGCCTCGAACGCCTATGCCCCTTCGGCCAGCCCCGAGGCGCAGCGCTGGCAAGAGGTCGTCAAGGGCTTTGACGGCTATGTCTTTGTCCTGCCGGAATACAACCATTCGCTGCCCGGCGCGCTCAAGAACGCGCTGGATCACGACTATACGGGGTGGAACCGCAAGCCGATGGGCGCGGTGGCCTATGGCTCGATGGGCGGGGCGCGGTCGCTCGAACATCTGCGCGGCATCGCGGTCGAGCTGCAGATGGTTCCCCTGCGCAATGCCGTCCATATCGGCGGGGGCGATTTCTTCACGGTCTGGAGCGGCGGGCAGGACAAGCCGATGAGCGAGATCGAAGACCACCTGGAAGTCTCGCTGAACGCCATGCTGGACGAGCTGGTCTGGTGGACCAAGGCAACCAAGGCCGCGCGCGAGGCTTGA
- the cobS gene encoding cobaltochelatase subunit CobS — protein MLHHHSIQGKGTRTMTDLDVNAKPTEEIDIRDVFGIDSEMKVKGFAERTDRVPDLDPTYKFDPDTTLAILAGFAYNRRVMIQGYHGTGKSTHIEQVAARLNWPCVRVNLDSHVSRIDLIGKDAIKLVDGQQVTVFHEGILPWALRNPTAIVFDEYDAGRADVMFVIQRVLEAEGKLTLLDQNEVIAPNPYFRLFATANTVGLGDTTGLYHGTQQINQGQMDRWNLVATLNYLSHDAETAIVLAKVPQMNTEKGRGIVARMVTLADLTRTAFMQGDLSTVMSPRTVISWAQNSRIFDNVGYAFRLTFLNKCDELERQTVAEFYQRLFDEELPESAAARAV, from the coding sequence ATGCTTCATCACCACAGCATTCAAGGAAAGGGAACCCGGACGATGACCGATCTGGACGTGAACGCGAAACCGACCGAGGAAATCGACATCCGCGACGTCTTCGGCATCGACAGCGAGATGAAGGTCAAGGGCTTTGCCGAACGCACCGACCGGGTGCCCGACCTCGACCCGACCTACAAGTTCGACCCTGACACCACGCTCGCCATCCTGGCGGGGTTCGCCTACAACCGCCGGGTGATGATCCAGGGCTATCACGGCACCGGCAAATCCACCCATATCGAGCAGGTGGCGGCCCGCCTGAACTGGCCCTGCGTGCGCGTCAATCTTGACAGCCATGTCAGCCGCATCGACCTGATCGGCAAGGACGCGATCAAGCTGGTGGACGGCCAGCAGGTGACGGTGTTCCACGAAGGCATCCTGCCCTGGGCGCTGCGCAACCCGACGGCGATCGTCTTTGACGAATACGACGCCGGCCGCGCCGACGTGATGTTCGTGATCCAGCGCGTGCTGGAGGCCGAGGGCAAGCTGACGCTGCTCGACCAGAACGAGGTGATCGCCCCGAACCCCTATTTCCGCCTGTTCGCAACGGCCAACACGGTGGGCCTTGGCGATACGACCGGCCTTTACCATGGCACCCAGCAGATCAACCAGGGCCAGATGGACCGCTGGAACCTGGTCGCGACGCTTAACTATCTGTCCCATGATGCGGAGACGGCGATCGTGCTGGCCAAGGTGCCGCAGATGAACACCGAAAAGGGCCGCGGCATCGTCGCCCGCATGGTGACGCTGGCCGACCTGACCCGCACCGCCTTCATGCAGGGCGATCTGTCCACCGTCATGTCGCCCCGGACGGTCATCAGCTGGGCGCAGAACAGCCGCATCTTCGACAATGTGGGCTATGCGTTCCGCCTGACCTTCCTGAACAAATGCGACGAGTTGGAGCGCCAGACGGTCGCCGAGTTCTATCAGCGCCTGTTCGACGAGGAACTGCCGGAGAGCGCGGCGGCAAGGGCGGTTTGA
- a CDS encoding DUF808 domain-containing protein: MSGLIALLDDVAGIAKVAAASIDDVAGMSVKASAKAAGAVIDDAAVTPKYVHGFDADREVPIVWKIAKGSIFNKIVILLPVALLLSAFAPWAISPLLMLGGGYLCFEGAEKVWHAFAPGGGHEDEDEDTCAEDPAHLEESKVAGAIKTDFILSAEIMTIALNEVTRLVVAQGIHGPLKFAMEAAALAFVAMAITGGVYGFVALIVKVDDYGLSLARTRTGLLSRAGCWLVRVMPRFMAALTIIGTAAMIWVGGSIVLHGLHDLGLHQPYEWIQHRAAEAAAAMPGIAGLAGWFVTALFDGIFGLVLGLLLLPVANGVIAPLWSAGRRAFGRS, translated from the coding sequence ATGAGCGGACTGATCGCATTGCTGGACGACGTGGCCGGCATCGCCAAGGTGGCGGCGGCCTCGATCGACGATGTGGCGGGCATGTCCGTCAAGGCCAGCGCCAAGGCCGCCGGCGCGGTCATCGACGATGCGGCGGTGACGCCGAAATATGTCCACGGCTTCGATGCCGATCGCGAGGTGCCGATCGTCTGGAAGATCGCCAAGGGCTCGATCTTCAACAAGATCGTGATCCTGCTGCCGGTGGCGCTGCTGCTGTCGGCCTTTGCGCCCTGGGCGATATCGCCGCTGCTGATGCTGGGGGGCGGGTATCTGTGCTTCGAGGGCGCAGAGAAGGTCTGGCACGCCTTTGCGCCCGGCGGGGGGCACGAGGACGAGGACGAGGACACGTGCGCCGAAGATCCCGCGCATCTTGAGGAAAGCAAGGTCGCGGGGGCGATCAAGACCGATTTCATCCTGTCGGCCGAGATCATGACCATCGCCCTGAACGAGGTGACGCGGCTCGTCGTCGCGCAGGGCATCCACGGCCCCCTCAAGTTCGCGATGGAGGCCGCGGCACTGGCCTTTGTCGCCATGGCGATCACGGGCGGGGTCTATGGCTTTGTCGCCCTGATCGTGAAGGTCGATGATTATGGCCTGTCGCTGGCGCGCACGCGCACGGGCCTGCTGAGCAGGGCGGGATGCTGGCTGGTGCGGGTCATGCCGCGTTTCATGGCGGCGCTTACCATCATCGGGACGGCGGCCATGATCTGGGTGGGGGGCAGCATCGTCCTGCACGGCCTGCACGACCTGGGTCTGCACCAGCCCTATGAATGGATCCAGCACCGCGCGGCCGAGGCAGCCGCCGCGATGCCGGGCATCGCGGGCCTTGCGGGATGGTTCGTCACCGCCCTGTTCGACGGCATCTTCGGGCTTGTTCTGGGATTGCTGCTGCTGCCGGTGGCGAACGGGGTCATCGCGCCCCTGTGGTCGGCGGGGCGGCGGGCGTTCGGCCGGTCGTGA
- a CDS encoding disulfide bond formation protein B, with the protein MFRRRLALAAAAGSALLLAGAFGFQAAGYRPCELCLLQRWTHAAAVAVGAAILLTGHRRALAFLGLLAALAAAGTALYHTGVELQWWAGPTACTGGLGDLGAASTADLLNRIRSAQVVRCDQPAWSFLGLSMAAWNALCSAGLAVLWAMSLRTARR; encoded by the coding sequence GTGTTCCGGCGCAGGCTTGCGCTGGCCGCGGCGGCCGGATCGGCCCTGCTGCTGGCCGGGGCATTCGGCTTTCAGGCAGCGGGGTATCGTCCTTGCGAATTGTGCCTGCTCCAGCGCTGGACCCATGCCGCGGCCGTGGCGGTCGGGGCGGCAATCCTGCTGACAGGGCATCGACGCGCCCTGGCGTTTCTTGGCCTGCTCGCCGCGCTCGCTGCGGCGGGGACCGCGCTTTACCACACGGGGGTGGAGCTGCAGTGGTGGGCCGGGCCCACCGCCTGCACCGGGGGGCTTGGCGATCTGGGAGCCGCCAGCACCGCCGACCTGCTGAACCGTATCCGCAGCGCGCAGGTCGTGCGCTGCGACCAGCCGGCCTGGTCCTTCCTCGGGCTCAGCATGGCGGCCTGGAATGCGCTGTGTTCGGCCGGGCTGGCGGTGCTGTGGGCGATGTCGCTGCGCACCGCCCGGCGGTGA
- a CDS encoding DedA family protein, which yields MQERWMFEWVVSVIGGWGYPGVFALMLLENLFPPIPSEVIMPLAGYLIAQGKMALVPTLLAGTAGSVLGTSVWFILGAWIGAARLRRWAGRWGRWLTVAPSDIDAAQGWFDRRGGIAVFLGRMIPAVRTLISVPAGVAGMGWLRFLGWTILGSLLWTGLLAAAGMLLAANWARVADVIDPLSKIVVAAVVLVYLWRVVTWRAH from the coding sequence ATGCAGGAGCGGTGGATGTTCGAATGGGTCGTCTCGGTGATCGGGGGCTGGGGCTATCCCGGCGTCTTTGCCCTGATGCTGCTTGAAAACCTGTTCCCGCCCATTCCGTCCGAGGTCATCATGCCGCTGGCCGGCTATCTGATCGCGCAGGGAAAGATGGCCCTGGTGCCGACGCTGCTTGCCGGAACGGCCGGCTCGGTCCTGGGCACATCGGTCTGGTTCATCCTGGGCGCCTGGATCGGCGCGGCACGGCTGCGCCGCTGGGCGGGGCGCTGGGGGCGCTGGCTGACGGTCGCGCCGTCTGACATCGACGCGGCGCAGGGCTGGTTCGACCGCAGGGGCGGCATCGCCGTCTTCCTAGGCCGGATGATCCCGGCGGTGCGCACGCTGATCTCGGTGCCCGCCGGGGTTGCCGGCATGGGATGGCTGCGGTTCCTCGGCTGGACCATCCTGGGCAGCCTGCTATGGACCGGGCTGCTGGCCGCCGCCGGCATGCTGCTGGCCGCGAACTGGGCGCGTGTCGCTGATGTGATTGATCCGCTGTCCAAGATCGTCGTCGCCGCCGTCGTGCTGGTCTATCTGTGGCGCGTTGTCACCTGGCGCGCCCACTGA
- a CDS encoding neutral zinc metallopeptidase → MEWRGRRGSSNIEDRRGMGTAGVGGIGLVGTLVVLAVGYFFGVDITPTMGGLSQQPGAAPRGELSQADRDASDFVSVVLADTEEVWADVLSRQANMQYTNPTLVLFSGAVQSACGGASAAMGPFYCPNDRKVYLDTDFFRVMQSKMGAGGDFAYAYVVAHEIGHHVQNQLGVLSEVNRVRARASEADSNHLSVLTELQADCFAGIWARQASERYGTIEQGDIEEALNAARAVGDDVLMQKAGRAPMPDSFTHGSARDRMTWLQRGMRSGQLAQCDTFSNAGL, encoded by the coding sequence ATGGAATGGCGTGGCCGACGCGGCAGCAGCAACATCGAGGATCGCCGCGGCATGGGCACCGCGGGAGTCGGCGGCATCGGGCTTGTCGGAACGCTGGTGGTGCTGGCGGTAGGGTATTTCTTCGGCGTCGACATCACGCCGACGATGGGCGGCCTGTCCCAGCAGCCCGGCGCCGCCCCGCGCGGCGAGCTGTCACAGGCCGACCGCGATGCGAGCGATTTCGTCTCCGTCGTGCTGGCCGACACCGAGGAGGTGTGGGCGGATGTCCTGTCCCGGCAGGCCAACATGCAATATACCAACCCGACGCTGGTGCTGTTTTCGGGCGCGGTGCAGTCGGCCTGCGGCGGCGCCTCGGCCGCGATGGGGCCGTTCTATTGCCCCAACGACCGCAAGGTCTATCTCGACACAGACTTCTTCCGCGTGATGCAATCCAAGATGGGCGCGGGCGGCGATTTTGCCTATGCCTATGTCGTGGCGCATGAAATCGGCCACCATGTCCAGAACCAGCTCGGCGTGCTGTCTGAGGTTAACCGCGTCCGCGCCCGCGCCAGCGAGGCCGATTCCAACCATCTTTCGGTGCTGACCGAATTGCAGGCGGACTGCTTTGCGGGCATCTGGGCGCGCCAGGCAAGCGAGCGTTACGGCACGATCGAGCAAGGCGACATCGAGGAGGCGCTGAACGCCGCCCGCGCCGTGGGCGATGACGTGCTGATGCAAAAGGCCGGGCGTGCCCCCATGCCCGATTCGTTCACCCATGGCTCGGCACGCGACCGCATGACCTGGCTGCAGCGCGGGATGCGCTCGGGCCAGCTGGCGCAGTGCGATACCTTCTCGAACGCCGGGCTCTGA
- a CDS encoding DUF3772 domain-containing protein has translation MRRLAAGMQALAAALWLALALALPAMAQDEPDYANWDQVARHADEQLQSDATPADALDRARAEIAGWRDRFSQAQSLNGPRIAALRDQIAGLGPAPAEGQTEAPDIAARRKQLNAELAQLQAPGQRADEAYRRADSLIRAIDETIRARRTDDLLRQTPSPLLPSSWMAAAADGVKILRGIAQDVRDRTYGQARDALIERLPLVGLYLALALGLLVLGRRWIDSLPSRLGSRASDYSRDAVAFAVSLGQIVVPTTGAYLFVRALDTTGLAGPWARPILMVMPVAALILFGGRWLIGRFFPATGDPPICYALPVRQEGRLYGTALAGALALHHAVGRALLPLSGIRGKEPVGSRIPLDVSDAAAGVWHLPVILVGAFLLFRLALLLRNRPATAGDEGTAYRTRVMAALGWAGRLIALVSPVLALAGYVVLANSLLWPAAMTIGLAMLVILLQEFVTDLWAIIKRDRGVSRDALAPVLIGFLLVIGAMPLLALLWGASASDLGEAWTRLRQGVSLGGVRLSPGAIITFVVVFSIGYAVTRAVQGTVRTSILPRTRLDAGTKNAAVSGLGYLGIFVSALVAITSAGINLSSLAIVAGALSVGIGFGLQNIVSNFVSGIILLVERPVAVGDWIKVGNAQGYVRRISVRSTQIQTFDRTDVIVPNSDLISKEVTNWTRGNQQGRIIVTVGVAYGSDTRQVADILRRIAEDQPTVLINPPPTILFTGFGADSLDFEIRAILSDINQGVSVSSEIRHEIIQRFAEAGIDIPFAHREVRIVNPDALMAEPGPASAQPGQAATAMSDAVPPQGARQADRASVPGREDEQDPRITRAAASGLEIAEGGEDGAERD, from the coding sequence GTGCGGCGGCTTGCCGCCGGCATGCAGGCATTGGCCGCCGCGCTGTGGCTGGCGCTGGCGCTGGCGCTGCCGGCTATGGCCCAGGACGAGCCGGACTATGCCAACTGGGATCAGGTTGCCCGCCATGCCGACGAACAGTTGCAGTCGGACGCGACCCCGGCCGATGCGCTGGACCGGGCGCGGGCCGAGATCGCAGGCTGGCGCGACCGCTTTTCCCAGGCGCAGTCGCTGAACGGGCCGCGCATCGCGGCGCTCAGGGATCAGATCGCCGGGCTGGGCCCTGCGCCCGCCGAAGGCCAGACCGAAGCGCCCGACATCGCCGCGCGCCGCAAGCAGCTGAATGCCGAGCTTGCCCAGTTGCAGGCGCCGGGCCAGCGCGCGGACGAGGCCTATCGCCGCGCCGACAGCCTGATCCGCGCCATCGACGAGACGATCCGCGCCCGCCGCACCGACGACCTGCTGCGCCAGACCCCCTCGCCGCTGCTGCCGTCCAGCTGGATGGCGGCAGCGGCGGACGGGGTGAAGATCCTGCGCGGGATTGCCCAGGACGTGCGCGACCGCACCTACGGCCAGGCCCGTGATGCCCTGATCGAGCGGCTGCCCTTGGTGGGCCTTTATCTGGCACTGGCGCTGGGGCTGCTGGTGCTGGGCCGGCGCTGGATCGATTCGCTGCCCTCGCGCCTTGGCTCGCGTGCCAGCGACTATTCGCGCGATGCGGTGGCCTTTGCGGTTTCGCTGGGCCAGATCGTGGTGCCCACGACGGGCGCCTATCTGTTTGTGCGCGCGCTTGACACGACCGGGCTTGCCGGGCCCTGGGCAAGGCCGATCCTGATGGTCATGCCGGTCGCGGCGCTGATCCTGTTCGGCGGGCGCTGGCTGATCGGGCGGTTTTTTCCCGCCACGGGCGATCCGCCCATATGCTATGCGCTGCCCGTCCGGCAGGAGGGCCGGCTTTACGGCACCGCCCTGGCCGGGGCGCTTGCGCTGCATCATGCGGTCGGGCGGGCACTGCTGCCGCTGTCAGGCATCCGCGGCAAGGAACCCGTCGGCAGCCGCATCCCCCTTGATGTCAGCGATGCCGCCGCCGGTGTCTGGCATCTGCCCGTCATCCTGGTGGGCGCGTTCCTTCTGTTCAGGCTGGCCCTGCTCTTGCGCAACCGCCCTGCGACCGCGGGGGACGAAGGAACAGCCTATCGCACGCGGGTGATGGCGGCGCTGGGCTGGGCGGGGCGGCTGATCGCCCTGGTGTCGCCGGTGCTGGCGCTGGCGGGTTATGTCGTGCTGGCCAATTCGCTGCTGTGGCCGGCGGCGATGACGATCGGGCTGGCGATGCTTGTCATCCTGCTGCAGGAATTCGTCACCGACCTGTGGGCCATCATCAAGCGTGACCGCGGTGTCTCACGCGACGCCCTGGCGCCGGTGCTGATCGGCTTTCTGCTGGTGATCGGGGCGATGCCGCTGCTGGCGCTGCTCTGGGGGGCAAGCGCCTCGGATCTGGGCGAGGCATGGACGCGACTGCGGCAGGGGGTGTCGCTGGGCGGCGTGCGGCTGTCACCCGGCGCGATCATCACCTTTGTCGTGGTGTTCAGCATCGGCTATGCGGTGACGCGGGCGGTGCAGGGCACGGTGCGCACCTCGATCCTGCCGCGCACGCGACTGGACGCAGGCACCAAGAATGCGGCCGTGTCCGGGCTTGGATATCTGGGCATCTTCGTTTCGGCGCTGGTGGCGATCACCTCTGCCGGGATCAACCTGTCCAGCCTTGCCATCGTGGCCGGGGCGCTTTCGGTCGGCATCGGTTTCGGCCTGCAGAACATCGTGTCGAACTTCGTCTCGGGCATCATCCTGCTGGTCGAACGGCCCGTGGCGGTGGGGGACTGGATCAAGGTCGGCAATGCCCAGGGCTATGTCCGGCGCATCTCGGTCCGCTCGACCCAGATCCAGACCTTCGACCGCACCGACGTGATCGTCCCCAATTCGGACCTGATCTCGAAGGAGGTGACGAACTGGACGCGCGGCAACCAGCAGGGCCGGATCATCGTCACGGTGGGCGTGGCCTATGGCAGCGATACGCGCCAGGTGGCCGATATCTTGCGCCGGATTGCCGAGGATCAGCCGACCGTGCTCATCAACCCGCCGCCCACCATCCTGTTCACGGGCTTCGGCGCCGACAGCCTGGATTTCGAGATCAGGGCGATCCTGTCGGACATCAACCAGGGCGTGAGCGTCTCGTCCGAGATCCGGCACGAAATCATCCAGCGCTTTGCCGAAGCCGGCATCGACATTCCCTTTGCCCATCGCGAGGTGCGGATCGTCAACCCCGACGCGCTGATGGCCGAGCCAGGCCCGGCCTCTGCCCAGCCTGGGCAGGCCGCCACGGCCATGTCCGATGCCGTGCCCCCGCAGGGCGCGCGTCAGGCGGACAGGGCTTCGGTTCCCGGCCGCGAGGACGAGCAGGATCCCCGCATCACCCGCGCCGCCGCCTCGGGGCTGGAAATCGCCGAAGGCGGGGAGGACGGGGCCGAGCGCGACTGA
- a CDS encoding cysteine synthase A, producing the protein MRNYPDLAAAIGHTPLIRLNRASEETGCEIWGKAEFMNPGQSVKDRAALYIIREAVARGELRPGGTIVEGTAGNTGIGLALVGASMGFHSVIVIPETQSQEKKDMLRLAGAELVEVPAVPYKDPNNYVRYSGRLAEALARSLPGGAIWANQFDNLANRKAHFETTGPEIWEQTGGRVDGFICAVGSGGTLAGVGMALQPRGVRIGVADPEGSAMFSWYSGGELASRGNSITEGIGQGRVTANLKGFTPDFACQVPDEEALPVLFGLLEHEGLCLGGSSGINVAGAMRMARDMGPGKTIVTVLCDSGTRYLTKLWNPAFLRDKGLPVPHWLERGASTLPDVTEN; encoded by the coding sequence ATGCGAAACTATCCTGATCTCGCCGCGGCCATCGGACATACGCCGCTGATCCGCCTCAACCGCGCCTCTGAGGAAACGGGGTGCGAGATCTGGGGAAAGGCCGAGTTCATGAACCCCGGCCAGTCTGTCAAGGACCGCGCCGCGCTTTACATCATCCGCGAGGCCGTCGCGCGGGGCGAGCTGCGCCCGGGCGGCACCATCGTCGAGGGGACGGCCGGAAACACTGGCATCGGCCTTGCGCTGGTCGGCGCCTCGATGGGCTTTCACTCGGTCATCGTGATCCCCGAAACCCAGAGCCAGGAAAAGAAGGACATGCTGCGCCTTGCCGGGGCCGAACTGGTCGAGGTGCCGGCCGTGCCCTACAAGGATCCCAACAACTATGTCCGCTATTCCGGCCGGCTGGCCGAGGCGCTGGCCCGATCGCTGCCCGGCGGGGCCATCTGGGCCAACCAGTTCGACAACCTGGCCAACCGCAAGGCGCATTTCGAAACCACCGGGCCCGAGATCTGGGAACAGACCGGGGGCCGGGTGGACGGGTTCATCTGCGCGGTCGGATCGGGCGGGACGCTTGCCGGGGTCGGGATGGCGCTGCAGCCCAGGGGCGTGCGGATCGGCGTCGCCGATCCCGAAGGGTCGGCGATGTTTTCGTGGTACTCGGGGGGCGAGCTGGCCTCGCGCGGAAATTCGATCACCGAGGGGATCGGGCAGGGGCGGGTGACGGCAAACCTGAAGGGATTCACCCCCGATTTCGCCTGCCAGGTTCCTGATGAGGAGGCGCTGCCGGTCCTGTTCGGGCTGCTCGAACATGAGGGGCTGTGCCTTGGCGGCTCGTCTGGCATCAACGTCGCCGGCGCGATGCGCATGGCCCGCGACATGGGGCCGGGCAAGACGATCGTCACGGTGCTGTGCGATTCAGGCACCCGCTATCTGACCAAGCTGTGGAATCCCGCATTCCTGCGCGACAAGGGTTTGCCGGTGCCGCACTGGCTGGAACGCGGCGCATCGACGCTGCCCGACGTGACCGAAAACTGA
- a CDS encoding NUDIX domain-containing protein, whose amino-acid sequence MSDDGIVLLAGMLAEPAVMKALGLNAAGAAADDGTGLGAQSCSPSLKGGAPGGCGPLVPVLPNQALRRYAEVMELVPVPGPHGPVLGLNPSGAPSPPHDAADPALAAAIARAIAASTQPVALIRKRLPLIAGWVASQRRAEDERGLPLPPGPADPDRLRIEERREPYAAYFSVHELRLRHRLHRGGWSAPVERAVFVSGDAVVVLPWDPVRDRVLLVDQLRAGPAARGDAQPWVHEPIAGRIDAGESPETTARREAEEEAGITLGRLIPVPAHYPSPGIMAEYVYSFVGIADLPDGIATVSGLDSEGEDIRGTLLAREELTRMTLDGRIVSGPLMILALWLDRMAPRLQAGKG is encoded by the coding sequence TTGAGCGACGACGGGATTGTCCTGCTGGCAGGCATGCTGGCAGAGCCGGCGGTGATGAAGGCCCTTGGCCTGAACGCGGCCGGCGCGGCAGCGGATGACGGAACGGGGCTGGGCGCGCAATCTTGCAGCCCCTCCCTTAAGGGCGGGGCGCCCGGCGGCTGCGGCCCTCTTGTGCCGGTGCTGCCCAACCAGGCGCTGCGGCGCTATGCCGAGGTCATGGAGCTGGTGCCCGTGCCTGGCCCCCACGGGCCTGTCCTGGGGCTGAACCCCTCGGGCGCCCCATCGCCCCCGCACGATGCCGCCGACCCTGCGCTTGCCGCCGCCATCGCGCGGGCCATCGCCGCCAGCACCCAGCCTGTCGCCCTGATCCGCAAGCGCCTGCCCCTGATCGCCGGGTGGGTCGCCTCGCAGCGCCGTGCCGAGGACGAGCGCGGCCTGCCCTTGCCGCCCGGCCCTGCCGATCCCGACCGCCTGCGGATCGAAGAGCGCCGGGAGCCCTATGCCGCCTACTTCTCGGTCCATGAACTGCGCCTGCGCCATCGCCTGCACCGCGGCGGCTGGTCGGCGCCCGTGGAACGGGCCGTCTTCGTTTCGGGCGATGCAGTGGTCGTTCTGCCCTGGGATCCCGTCCGCGACCGGGTTCTGCTGGTCGATCAGCTGCGCGCGGGACCGGCCGCCCGCGGGGATGCGCAGCCTTGGGTTCACGAACCCATTGCCGGCCGCATCGACGCGGGCGAAAGCCCGGAAACCACCGCCCGGCGCGAGGCCGAGGAGGAGGCGGGGATCACGCTGGGCCGGTTGATCCCCGTTCCGGCGCATTATCCCTCGCCCGGCATCATGGCCGAATATGTCTATTCCTTTGTCGGGATCGCCGATCTGCCCGATGGGATCGCAACGGTTTCCGGACTGGACAGCGAGGGCGAGGACATCCGCGGCACCCTGCTGGCCCGAGAGGAGCTTACGCGCATGACGCTGGATGGTCGCATCGTCAGCGGACCCTTGATGATCCTGGCGCTTTGGCTGGACCGCATGGCGCCCCGCCTGCAGGCGGGCAAGGGCTGA
- the phaR gene encoding polyhydroxyalkanoate synthesis repressor PhaR: MPSQTDKPTEPLLIKRYASRRLYNTETSDYVTLDEIARMIREGREVRIVDLRSGDDLTRQYLLQIIAEHESRGENVLPLEVLTDLVRSYTAQAQSVVPQFLAASFEMLRNGQSRMLEQLTALQHPMASMPGFAEMQRQQQAFLRAMMAGWTGPALGAGDPSPSGTRAQPDAPLSAEAEDIRRQLAELQARISRL; this comes from the coding sequence ATGCCTTCCCAGACCGACAAGCCGACCGAGCCCCTGCTCATCAAGCGCTATGCGAGCAGGCGGCTCTACAACACCGAAACCAGTGATTATGTCACGCTGGACGAGATCGCCCGCATGATCCGCGAGGGGCGCGAGGTCCGCATCGTCGATCTGCGCTCGGGCGACGACCTGACGCGGCAATATCTGCTGCAGATCATTGCAGAACATGAAAGCCGGGGCGAAAACGTCCTGCCGCTGGAGGTGCTGACCGATCTGGTGCGCAGCTATACCGCGCAGGCGCAATCGGTCGTGCCGCAGTTCCTCGCCGCCAGCTTCGAGATGCTGCGCAATGGCCAGTCGAGGATGCTTGAACAGCTTACGGCCCTGCAGCACCCCATGGCCTCGATGCCCGGCTTTGCCGAGATGCAGCGCCAGCAGCAGGCTTTCCTGCGCGCGATGATGGCGGGCTGGACCGGCCCCGCGCTGGGCGCAGGCGATCCGTCCCCATCGGGCACCAGGGCGCAGCCCGATGCGCCCCTTTCGGCCGAGGCCGAGGACATCCGCCGCCAGCTGGCTGAGCTGCAGGCGCGCATCTCTCGCCTGTGA
- a CDS encoding Phasin → MAKAPDFTKGFQDMMQNLPMDTSSLTEAFKSQSQLGERMSRVALHAAERSTEVSAAWAKDTIARMAELATSKEQPADYAKAMSDFASAAAELAAEHMSAYAEIAKKVQMETVDLLMNAGKDVQGDMQRMAENASANVQKATRQVQDAASNLTNKTQG, encoded by the coding sequence ATGGCCAAGGCTCCCGACTTTACCAAGGGCTTCCAGGACATGATGCAGAACCTTCCCATGGATACCTCATCGCTGACCGAGGCTTTCAAGAGCCAGTCGCAGCTGGGCGAGCGGATGAGCCGCGTGGCGCTGCACGCCGCCGAGCGCTCGACCGAGGTGTCGGCCGCATGGGCCAAGGACACCATCGCCCGCATGGCCGAACTGGCGACCTCGAAAGAGCAGCCGGCGGATTATGCCAAGGCGATGTCCGATTTCGCCTCGGCTGCCGCCGAGCTGGCCGCCGAGCACATGTCGGCCTATGCCGAGATCGCCAAGAAGGTTCAGATGGAAACCGTCGACCTGCTGATGAACGCCGGCAAGGATGTTCAGGGCGACATGCAGCGCATGGCCGAAAACGCCTCGGCCAATGTCCAGAAGGCGACCCGCCAGGTTCAGGACGCCGCCAGCAACCTGACCAACAAGACGCAGGGCTGA